A region of Chelonia mydas isolate rCheMyd1 chromosome 7, rCheMyd1.pri.v2, whole genome shotgun sequence DNA encodes the following proteins:
- the FAM241B gene encoding protein FAM241B, with the protein MVRILANGDIVQDDDPRVRANAQHRENTSWQEFFNVVPNAGHARPHQQAARPGGRSPFSKLNQQLVNMGFPLWNLGNQVVEPVMSILLLFLLMMVGVRGLLLVGLIYVVSHLSQR; encoded by the exons ATGGTCCGGATTTTGGCCAATGGAGATATTGTACAGGATGATGACCCCCGGGTGAGAGCAAATGCACAGCACAGGGAGAACACCTCCTGGCAG GAGTTTTTCAACGTGGTGCCTAATGCAGGCCATGCTCGACCGCACCAGCAGGCTGCCAGGCCTGGGGGGCGCtctccattttcaaaactgaaccAGCAGCTAGTGAACATGGGATTCCCCCTCTGGAACCTCGGGAACCAGGTGGTGGAGCCGGTGATGTCcatcctgctgctcttcctcctcatGATGGTGGGCGTGCGTGGCCTCCTCTTGGTGGGCCTTATCTACGTGGTCTCACACCTGAGCCAGCGGTGA